Part of the Mangifera indica cultivar Alphonso chromosome 4, CATAS_Mindica_2.1, whole genome shotgun sequence genome, cccATATACATTGAAGTCAATCTGAAGCAGATTCAAAACAAGCCCAACTTTTTTATCAGAAAAGTGTGAGATATTACAGTACTCAGATCCAGTACTCCAAAAATTACCCCATtccataaacataaaaaatgggGCCACAGTTAATAGCATGAAGAGTTGAATCcacaaaaaacaaaatggatgatAAACTACCTCTCTATAAAGCTTAGTTTCCATTTCCTGCAATTTCTTTAATGCTTTCTCGTCATCCTCACTTAAAGATCGAAACAGAGAAACTGAAGGAATGTTGCATAATGTACTAAGAAACCTCATGAAGTACGATCCAAGGTCATTTGGCTCAAGTCCATTTGGGAAAGAACGTGAATTCTCCACCTTCTGAGCATTTGCCAGCAATAGTTGCAGCTGCTCAATACACATCCTACAAAGAGCACCAGAGGTAGCAGCTTTAGGCCACCTAAATTTCTCTTGTAACTCAAAAGATGTCACTTCAGTGCCAAGTGCTGCAGAGAACAAACCCTGAACAgctaaaaactttaaaacttccATTTGCACTCGGAACTTTGCTTCAAGATCCAGGTTCAGATATTTCAAAATACTGGGGAGGGATTCTATGACCCAACTTTTCGGGAAATCAGAATTTGCCAACGTCCCCACTGAATCTTTCTCTCCAATTGAACCTATCTCTGAATTGTCATCAGTAGTTTGGCTCTGATCTGAAGGTTCCTCTGACGTAGGACCTTCATCCACAAACATATTCACTAGGTTTTGAATGAAAAGTGAGTAACCTGATTCTGTTCTGAACTCTGCCATCAAATCCTTCACAGTTTTAGTCCTTGTGAAGGAGTCGAATTTGCCATTACTGTGTTTTTGTAAAGCAACAATTACAGCAACTCTTCGGACATCATCATTCCCAACCCAATCCAATAATTTTTTGAGGAAATCCTTTGCAACATCATACAACCATGCATCCTTTGAAGGAAGTATATCGATCAGGCACTGGACAAGTTTGTAAGACAGAACAATTGAAACAAAGGATGCAGGCAACCTAGGGAAAAGAAGAGCCAGAACATCAAATGCCAAGTTTTTACGGTCATGGGATGAGAGAAGAAGGGATCCTTCAACAACAACTTCACAGAAAGACTGAAGATTCTTAGCAACTTCTTCTTCAGAAGCGCTGGTCTTGCGACTCTTTTTGTGCTTCTTTAAGGAACTTGAAACTGACGTTGCATCCCCAGCTTGCAATACTGTATCAGGTAAGAGCACATTTACCAGAACAGGCCACACACCGTGAACTCGGGGCTGACAGAAGGTGGATTCCTTCcacacaaaagaaaaagtaatttaGAAAACTTATCATATGTAATCCACCGTATTATAGTTGCAGTGTTTGGACATATCTGATAATTACCTTCAAGCAATTGGCAAGTAAGGACAAATGGTCAGCAGCAAAAAGTTTGCTAGAGCTGAAGGGAGTTGGCAAAAGTTTGCCAAACTTTCCGCTGTCAACAGAGATTCTTTCCTGAATTCTCAATGCTAAAAGCAGAGCATCAGGGTTTCCAACTTCATTGGCTCCTTCAAACCATTCATGAAGACCTGGAGCTTCAAGAACATGACTTAGCAAAGCTTCAGTAGGCAACTGCAAAAACATAAAGCATCTCACTATAAAAATTAAGAGGACAAAACAAACAAGTCCAGGCCCATACCATCTGGATAAAGAGAATGGAACAATTCCTCCTTCAATTTAAGCAAGTAATAATTATTAGAATGCCTAAAAGGGAGAGCTGATCCATGTATGCCAAACATACAAGTAAAGCACCCAAATATATagaatatcataatcaaaagtACAAGGAATCCAGAAATCTAGTAACTGAGAAACTCAAGCAAGGCAGCCATCTCACAAACTTAGATCACAATAACCCTGCCTTTATTATTATAGACCCGGTTTTTAGCCCCTCCAAGGTCCAACTTCTTCCATCAAAATGCTCAAGTCTATTAATGCAGATAATCTAGCCTCCATGTAGTTTTACGCTCAAGCAAGAATCTTAAAGCCTAACCTTGGAGGATAACTCTAAATGGGTTTGTTGAATATTCCAAGCATGTTACATCATATgcataatgaaaataatgaaaaatcaaaCAGAGTGAGACACATCATTTTATGAGAAGGAAAAAGACCATGTAAATAATATGGTAAAACCAaccaaagtaattaaaaaaataaaataaaataactttgaaGGCACAGAGATGACAAGGAAAGAGCAGAAGTGCGAAAAAAAGCACTGAATGACAGACATTACTGAAACAAATCAACCAAGACATCAGCCTAGCAACCACATACTTTTTAAAAAGAAGCCTTTTACTTGATTAGAAATTATACAGGAGAAAATGAATAAGAAATAGAAACAGGAAGTTAACTCTTTTAGCACTTAACTGTCTggtgaatatattattaaaaaaataattgtagttTTCACCATTATTTCACTTCTTACAACTAAAACCTCAAATCCCATCATAAACACATTAAAGAGATTTGATACAGTAATATATCCTCCAAAGAACCTGAAAAGAAGCTATTTGGGCTATCATACATTGACCAACTACAATTTCTATTGCAATGAAAAAATTGTACTATGTTATTAATTGGTCCAAAACATTACCTTCTGTATGTGTATGTGtgcgtgtgtatatataaactataaaagCAAGTCATCCCAGATATTCTGGCACAATGAACATTGTCCATTTATTAGAGCATACCCTTTCagttaaatctaaaataattgacaTAGCAGGCTCTTGCAGGTATCGCCTCTTTGCAGCAAGTGAGATAAGAAGACTGGTGAATTCCCTGATATATGGTGTGTTTTTATCAGAGTTCCACTCTTTAGTTAGTCTTGCTGACCGGGCAATAGCACCATAAGCAAACAAGTGTCCCAAAAGGCAATCCCGAGCTTCCTAAAATTACATAGAAAAGAACTTAGAAAGTTCTATTGTGTATCATAACAAACATATAAACCATATACAACATTAAGAACATAAAAGAGATTTTTGCCTACCAGACCCTTCATTGATGAAGAGACCTCTAGCAAATCAACAATTAGTTTCAGCAACGAGTCCACTTTGACACTATGAATTTTACCAATTAAAAGAGTCAGACCCAAAGCAAACCCTTGTCTTGCACACTGCAAAAGCAATTTCGCAGCATATATTAGCCAAAGTAACACAAAAATGTCGTCAAAGAGATGACCCAGTGTTCATAACAACAACTAGAATATAGTGCAGAGATCATAATTGTTCTCACTTCAAAATAAAATCCCAAAGATTTTCCACGACATAAAAAGCTCACTCTCAATAGTAGCTCTAAATACATGTAAAAGTTTCACCTTCTCATCGTTACTGACATAACTATAAGATTTAATGGACCAGGTATGATTAAACAGAACATTAAACTCAAATAACCGAAGAAATGGcaaattttagtgaaaaaaatgcatgataaataagttaaataacatgcaaataaaatttatctgtaGGATAAATAAACTTAAAGCAGAGGAAGCAATATAATTTGtcaaacataaacataaatatcTTGTGACAACAAAAGGAAACTCCTAGCCTTGGttgaagtaaaataaataaacataaacagAAGAAAGGAATTAGGAAACAGTTGCAACCATGAAATGCAACCAGATATTGCAATGAATTAAGCTATGGTAAACTTGTATTTGACATTACACAAAGTTACCCAACCAAACCAAAAAAGGCCAACTTATTTCACATTAAAATCTGTCAAAACAATATGTAGAGGAGATAATGTGTGTTCAATTACGTACAAGCATACACAGTCAACTGACATAATCTTGTTTCTTAATATAAACTgtaacttttattaattatggatTCCAATTATGTAAGTGAAGAGGCCATATTACtttaagcttttaaaattttctgacCAGATCAATGTggtaaaagattaaaataaaaaattacttatatgTACAATAATTTTCTTCCCGCTATAAAGGCTGTGATATGGAGCTGAAATTGCTGACCAGGGCATCTTTGCAGCTAGAATAAACAAGTTTGTATCTGGCCCCAAAGATGGTTATAGGTTGCAAGTCTTTGGTTTCTAAGGTTCTACAGACCCACAACAATTTCTTGATGCAACCAGGGCTTGAAAGCAGATAATGCCTCACCCCCTTTATGTCTAGAAATGATTTTCTTTCTATAAATTCTGTCATCTAGATAAATCATATTGCTATATTTTTCCATTGCATACCATTAGAGCCTAAATTTGAAACTTCAATTAAAGAAGACcaaaaatatcacatttcaCGAAATAAGGAAATGTCGAATACGAACATAGAGACACAAGAATATGATTAATGAGAACAGACAGATTGTGTCAAACAGTTATCTATAAATATCAAGTACAGTCTCAAGTCTTAAAACGCCAGATAAGCAGCTCCCGAAAGGCTGTGCCCAAAAAAATATGAGTTCCTGAAGTTTATATTGTAAGACATTAAAGTTTCATATTCATATGTATAAACCACACAGAAAAAGTTGATAACAATGCATAAGATCgacaatcaaattaattaaacatacCTCTCTAGATGAAGAAACACCACGGATAAGTCTACGCACAGCATATCTCAAAGAAGGTGCACAATCATTCAACCCATCATATTTATCAGCTTCCAATTTCATTCCATCCTCAACCAACTCCCTCCCACCCCTCTCATATGCCTTCTGAACTTCCACCAACTGTGTCACCAGTGATTCTGCTGCAGCTTGTCTCAAAGAAACATTAGCCGATGCCAAATCCTGAAAAACACTAATATGGAACTCGGGCATACAATTACCCGATGAAAACACAGCTGATGTCCGAGTTCCTTCCCTTTCTACAGCTACATCCGTTTGTTTGGGCTTTGACTCTTTATATTCCACGGTAGCGTGATGCCTCTCTTTGTCCACtgcttttctcttcttctttctttccatgGGTTTAATAGATGAATCCTCAGCTGCCATATCCCCATCTTTTTTCTTaccctttttcattttcttcttcaaaggACTTGCAACAACATTATCACTTTCTATATTTTCAGCTGTTTCTACTACACCCTCTGCTTCCTCTACAACATCGGAGTTCCTTTTCTTGCTGACCATTGAAACCAAATTTTTCAAGCTGAAACTTTCTGCAGTAAAACAATGTTTCAAAAACAATGCATTTCCAAAGACAAATACTAACGAGTGTAAGTAAACCCATAATATTCACTATCTACAACATAGTCACTGATAAAAAGGAGCACCAAATACTTTTTTTCTGGTTAATTTCATTGCCCCAACAATAGCATAATCTAAACACTCAATTTAGCTACTCAGGTTAAAACGGTGAACtccttcaaaaaatataaaaataaattgaacaaaTACACATCCCTCAAAAGCCTTTTCATCATTCATCTGCATTCCAAGCAACCAAAAAAACGAaaaggaataaataaataacttataGAGGACAAAAGAGCAAACCTTTGATTTGagagttttagggttttgaaaacACCGAAATTAGTGGATAATAGTGTTTTAGAAGAAATATTGTTCGGTTTTATTAGGCTTCAGAATGGCCGACGTTTAGTATgataatgttaaatattatgGAGCACTATATACAGTTGTTTCTTGCAAAATCACCCCATACTTAAGACAGGAACAGGATTCAAATgttaattttagataattaattttctgaataataatatgagattttttGAGTTAATACGATGTTTGTCGGGGCCTTCCGGGCTGGCCATTTTCCCGGCCGACTTGACCCAATTTTAGTCTCTGGTTAGGATTCTTGGCCGTGTTTTAAAATTAGATCGAATCAATtggtttaattgattaaatagtaAATCAATCTATAATTGGAATCAACCAATTCAATCGATTAGATCATAAACCAGTTTACAATTCGatactgtttatatataaatattgattaatttaaaatttgattacaTTTGATAAATCTATTGAACTAgaaaaaccatttaaaataaCACAACcgaatttatataatattatacagTTTTTGTcttattgaaacaaaaaaaaaattaaaatttgtaagattttaattgaattaatgataaatttggtaattaatttttttctttatttgtataataaaatatcaattatttaattaacatatttaaaattattttttatttttttattttattggattgaaatttaggtttttaatttaaaattttatttgattgttgttgataattgtataaaattattttttaatgaattttatatatatcatgttttaatactatttaaaaaatacctaataattagaaaataaattgaatggATCCAGAAATAAGTGAAACAACAGCTTCATTATAGGCTCAGTTTTAAAAGCTTTGAATAGTAGGAATTAGaacaaagtgaaaaagaaaataataataatttaaatttgttaagggGATTTTTACTGgacaaatattttgataaattatttttttccaaaggTTGTGCCCAGAACACATTTTCCTTTTTACGGTAATTTTACCCAAAATCAAACCTCACtggagttataaaaataaagtaataatttatcatccaaaatttaaaaaaaaaaaattaaaaataaccctTTCCAAATCTCATCTAAACTTTTAACAGTTTTACCAGAAATAGTTTGACCATCTTCACAAGTCTGaaaacttaaattattattattaccacCATCTCAAGCCTAATCCCTAGACTATTACTACAACCTTTCCCTCGCAATTTCAGATTGTCTCAGTAACCCTCTCAACTCAACctaatcaattcaattcaaactcataaaccctaaaattataGCAAACTAATTTCATTAACACAAATCCGAATTACTACATAAATCCTCAATCAACAAACATCATGAAAACAATAGAACACTTCAAAtgattaaaatacatatatatatatgggttaCATACCTTCACCAAATTGAGATCTCAAATCAGATAAGTCAACCACGTTTCTTCCCCTACTTCACCACGATTTTTCCAAATCACACAATGCAATGAGTCTGTTGTTTGTGCTTGAAAGTTTACAACGGAGGAAAAGGATTTTTTGCTGTCGAAGTTTGTCTTAAATAGGTTAAGACTACAGAGAATATACTCCAGAACTTTTCCAccttgaataaataataatataatttccccCTTTTATCTATCAACTTATCGATTGATTCATCGCCCTCTAAACACAACAAAATCTGTTAGCATGGATATCATGATACACTCTTAAAACATTGAAGATAAAATGAATGGCCAAACCAAATCCCGTCCATCCTCAAGCAATCCACAAAAGATCCTGAGAAAGGCTTTTTACTATGTAGAAGAATTACTCACCTCTTACTAAAGTCCACAACTGAACTATTTTCAGAAAAATTTATGCTTCAATTTTCTTAACTAGTTCTCAAAATACAATTCGAGTACTTAGAACCATTTATATTTTAGATACAAAAGTcgactcaaatcacatatatcctaaaacagatCAAAATGAAGTTATCAACTCTGCATTCACTTCTTCACCTCCTCAAATTCAGCTTCTGGAGTCTGCTCCCCACCCTGAGAACCTCCTGATGCGGCACCACCACCAGAACCACCAGCCATGTGTTGTCCAATCTTGGAAACTGCTTTGTTTGCTGCATCAAGCTTAGCCTTGATTTCATCAATGTTATCACCTCCCATTGCAGTTCTCAGATCAGCCACAGCATCCTCAATCTCCTTTGCAACTTCAGCAGGAATCTTTTCCCTGTATTCACTCAAGCTCTTCTCGATGCTGTAGATAGTGGTGTCAGCATTGTTTCTGATATCAATCAATGCTTTTCTTTCCTGATCTTTCTGAGCATGTAATTCAGCTTCCTTGACCATCTTCTCAATCTCATCATCTGACAGTCCTCCAGATGAGCGAATAGTTATCTGCTGTTCCTTACTAGTGGCCTTGTCTTTGGCAGATACAGTGACGATACCATTGGCGTCGATATCAAAAGTTACCTCAATTTGAGGCATTCCTCGAGGAGCAGGTGGAATGCCCACAAGTTCAAACTCTCCCAGGAGCTTATTGTCAGATGCCATTTCACGCTCACCCTGCAGTACTTTAATACCGACCTGAGTCTGGTTGTCAGCTGCAGTTGAGAACACCTGCAGACAAAAGAACCACCAATAAAAAGGAATACAACACAGAAAAAAAAGAGCAGAGAACAAGAAGAGCATAAAGCTGCAACTTGGGCATATTAGTTAGATTCTAGGCTAAAATGCAAACCTTAGTCCTGTAAACTCAAAGGTAACATTGGTTAAACACAACAGAGCAGATGGATGTCTCAAGTATAACTTAAGTAGATAACTACCGCCTAGACAAATCAGGCTGCAGTTGTTCACcctactagtaattttttacaACAGCATGCTTAAATAATTAATCCTCAAACATGATTTGCAAACTAGAAACCCCAAAAAGATTCAAATGAAATGTAGCATTACTCTATATAACCACTTACCTGACTCTTCTTTGTTGGAATTGTTGTGTTGCGGTTTATGAGCCTTGTGAAGATACCACCAAGTGTCTCAATACCAAGTGATAGAGGTGTTACATCTAGGAGAAGCAACTCTTTAACATCCCCTCGAAGAATACCACCTTGAATAGCCGCCCCAAGGGCAACTGCCTCATCAGGATTCACTCCCTTGCTTGGGCTCTTTCCAAAGATTTCAGAGACTATTTCTTGGACCTTAGGTACCCTAGTCATGCCTCCAACAAGAAGGACCTCATCAACATCCTTTACAGTGATGTTGGCATCCTTTAAGCAGCTCTTGCAAGGGGCCTTAGTCCTGTCAATCAAATGATTCACTAAGGATTCAAACTTGGATCGGGTTAAAGTGATATTCAAATGTTTTGCACCAGATGAGTCAGCGGTAATAAATGGTAGATTAATCTCAGTCTGGGATGTTGATGAAAGCTCTATCTTCGCCTTCTCGGCTGCCTCGCGAAGCCTCTGCAAGGCAAGTCTGTCCTTTGAAAGATCAATGCTCTCTGTTCTCTTGAATTCACTCACTAAGAACTCCAACAAGGCATTGTCAAAGTCCTCTCCACCCAAGAATGTGTCCCCATTTGTTGCTTTTACCTGGATAAGATAATCATTAGCATTGCTTGAATTAACTAAATGAAGTACCATAACAATTAAATACGATTTATACCTCAAAAACACCATTGGAGATCTCAAGAATTGAAACATCAAATGTTCCACCACCAAGATCAAAAACAGCAATTAGGCCCTCTTTGTTGTTCATTCCATAAGAAAGTGCAGCAGCAGTCGGCTCATTAATAATTCTTTGAACATCAAGACCAGCAATTCTACCAGCATCCTTTGTTGCTTGCCTCTGAGCATCATTGAAATAAGCTGGAACAGTGATCACAGCCTTTGAAACAGCCTTTCCAAGATAAGATTCTGCAGTTTCCTTCATCTTGGTCAGAATGAAGGCTCCAATCTGACTTGGAGAATACCGCTGTCCATTGGCTTCAACCCAAGCATCTCCATTAGGGGCCTTGACTATCTTAAATGGAACCATCTTCATTTCTTTCTGTGTCTGGGGATCATCAAATCGTCTACCAATAAGACGCTTTGTCCCAAACACTGTGTTGGTTGGGTTGGTCACAGCCTGTCGTTTTGCAGGTGTACCCACAAGGAGCTCTCCTTTATTATTGAAAGCTACCACCGATGGTGTGGTCCGTGCTCCTTCAGAGTTCTCAATAACTTTAGGATTCTATGCAAAAAAAAGGGAGCATTATCTACAACATCAAGCCTTGTTAACAAATgtcataaagaaaaattattcaagacACAAAACTGACACATACCTTTCCCTCCATGACAGCAACACATGAATTAGTGGTTCCCAAATCAATCCCAATAACATCATTACCAGCGGGCTTTGAACTATGACcagaaaaagtttcaaaaaattttaaataaagatgaatgaaatgaaaattttaatatgacatGCTAAACCCATAGTACCTGAAAGGTCTTGCCAAACCAGCCCAACTGTTGCCCAGATTAGAAGGAGTCCATGAGGGCTTGACATTGTTAGTCAACTGCAAAAACAATTGGAGTCACAAGATAGTCAGACTCGAGAACCCAATCACATGCGTAAAGCTTAGTACACCCTCTGATCCTAAACCTCAATGCAAGAGTCGGAAAACAAAACATAGCCGAAACACATATAGATCATGAATTCACAACATCAACATAATTTAGGGAAGAAACTCGAACGTTAAAACTGAACCGGTCGCTGCAAAATTTtgctaaatatataaataaagatatccCTAAAACATCAAAGAGACAAGCTGACAAACAGAGTAACACTCAACTGCAAAAAGCAATCAGAGGCTAAAACTTGACGCCTTATATAATTTGTAAGCAAAACAGGGATCGATTAAGCAATTAGTGGAACATGTTATATAGATCAATCATAACCATAagataaaaaccaaattataaaaagttCAGAGGTTGAGGATTTGAAACTTACGCATCTGTAGGCGGAAAGAGGAGCAGAAACGACGTCACGGCGTCGGATTGAACGGAGTAAAGCTGCGGCGGCCATGAGCTAACGACGTTTGTCTCTGGAAGGAGAGTGACAGAAATGAAAGGGTTTTGGACTAGGGTTTAGAGGAGGTTCGTGGGTAAATTTATATAGATCGTTGAAGATTTTGAGTTAATTCATTTCAGTCCTACAAATTGTAAGACTATTATATATCCTCTACAACTTTACATTTTCTCAGAAATACCCAGTATCAGctgcaattttttttggttaatagGAGTTTTGTCGGTGTATCCTTTTTCCtgtaatttaaattgagaattcaaCACTGAAGGAttacatttcatttttctagatatatattaaattatcttcCTTTgtcttataataatttaatagcTTAAATGAATTAAcgtaatagatttttttttttgccttgaTGACGTGACACTGATGAGTTGACAGGGAGTTTgcgttaatttttaaattatttaaacttttatgataaaataaaatattgggGGGTGTAAATGAAATAACCTTGTCTGCGGCTGAGAATGGATTGCGTGAAGGTTCTAGATTTGTATTTTAAGAAATTACGACAAGGTCGACCTAACTGCATGTAGCGAAAACGGTCCCTCGTCAAACGGTGTCGTCTGTGTGATTTATTTTGATTGTTTCAGGTGATGCCACGTTGCAGGCAGGGAAGCTTTTCTTGAGAAAGGGGTTTTAATTTCTAGAAATCTCCCTTAAACGGGAACGGATAATTACCGGAACACCAGACTTTTGAATTCGTTATTTACATtgatcaaaattaaacaaaattaaaattttaagggcaACTTAATCTCCGTAAAAATCCcataactttttcatttttcattaaataatcaGTGATGCTctattctaatattttcaaaaccgTATCAGACATcgatttattaaaagaaataatttaatctgtttaaaaataatatttaaaaattattttaaaataaaataaaataattttaagagattttgaattcaagcttatttaggatttagaaaaaaaaaagaattttaaagaattttttattgacgTTAGCAACCGAGTCAAATTGAAGTTCTTATTCAGTTTGTTCAATTGATTAGATATGGTTATTAATGTGCTACTTAAATGTTTAATGCTAATAATGGGTTACCCTCCATGAAAAACCCAAACCTTCCCCATTAAAATCTACTGTAAATCAGAACAAGGCTGTCCATGGAACAAATTGCTAGTCATCTTATTACTCTTttagatgacaaaaaattaataaggtcATTCCAGTGTTGCCACTAAAATACAACTCtgtaaatacaattttttacatGCACAAGTTCATAACATCCGTACAATCTGTTAAAATGTTAccacaaattcaaagaattgaagaaaaaatctACAAACCACTTCAACTCCAGACAAGATTTTGCTAACCTCCTACATAATAACTTCACCTCCTCTCTGTAACTCAGTCAAGAACCAGGAAAAACCAAATTTGTTCGGGAAGCAAGATGGTAATTTTCTGGTATAAAGCGAGAATTTGAGGTGAAAAAGAATCGTAGATACCTATTCTGCAAATGCGAAATGAAGAAAGTTTGAAAGGACATGTACGACAATGATATTATACATTTCCTTTCTATTTTCAGATTCTGAGGTATCCTCCCCTTTCTTGAACTTGAACCCCGACGGACCTCTTAAGGAATGATTTCCTGTTGAAAGACCAACTTCTTCTCATAGCCCTCAACCTCTGCCAAGCAAGGATTCGAGTATAAAGATATGGGAAAATGAAGCATAGTAGAACCAAAAGAAGCATTGCTAGACATAGAAACATGACATTGCGGAAACCATCTTTGAGCTCTGGGTCTCTCTGCCCCGTCCATGGAACTCCTCCCACATTCATTCCAAACACTGATACAAATGCATGATGCTTATTAATTGCAACAATAGTGATGCCTCTAAAATTTTACAGTAGCAAAACTTTAGATTGAAGAGAGAGTTTACCTCCGGTGATAATGGATAAAGGAAGGAATGCTATTGAAAGAAACGATAGATAGTACAACTTTCTGTTTATTTGTTCAGACTGCCAACTATCCAGACCAGCTTGAATTGTTGTGACACGATTTACTATAAAACCCACATTATCTTTTAATCTCCTAAGCTGGCTAACTAACTCTTCTAGGGCATTAACATCTTCAGGAGCAAACCAATCTTTTGATGCACACTTTTCTTTGACCCGTGGAAATACTTGCTCCCCATGTGCAATCACCTGCAGTCCAAGGAGCCGTTAGATGCCTCTGGTAATGATTCTGGAAATATAAAACCCAACTTCCAAagttaaataacaaataatatcaaTAGACACAATAGATTGTTTAAATGTTAGGATAAACTTTACTGGATCCCTAATACTGATTTCCAGTAGGAAAAAACTGAAGTATTCTCAACTCATAAAGTTAGTGCCATGATGAGCAGAACCCCAAAAGAGTTGGACTTCTTCATTTATTATAAGGACCGTGGGCTTAGCCTTTTTAGCTCAAGTATTTGAGGACTCTATGGATTCTTATCAGGTAATTGAGTTTTCAACCACCCCTGCGGTCAAAAGCCAATTATGAATATCccaagtaaattaaaatttgattataactCTTCTTTGCTTCCATGCATGCCCATTCAAATAGATAGGTAGGGGCCAAATGTTACCTGCAGGAGGCGCTGCAAATTAAGAAGCATTTTGGGAAGTCTTCTGTCATCcagcatttttttctttaaagcaAAACCACCTGTGATAAAACACAATTATCAAGTAAGTTCATCTCGTAAGTAGACTATATCAATTCAAACAGAACAATATGGACTTGGAAGAGAAACTagttatgcataaaattaagaTGGAAACAAACTTAAAGATCAGTTCACTGAATGTTAAGTTCATGAAGTGCTAAACCTGTAAGGATGAAAGGTGTGCTGAAGTTAGTTACTAAGTGCTAATCCTGTGCGAATCAAAGGATTTGTGAAGTCCAATTAATGATCTGCTGAATCAACAGCATAATATGATATGCCTtaccatttttaattttaactctcCCTTTGCAAATAATATACCACAGTAGAATAACAATGAATTGGGCAAATATGCTTCACAATAATCCATTGCAATGATTGAATTAATCtcttatcaattaaaatattgatttactCTAAACATCATTAGATAACTt contains:
- the LOC123215113 gene encoding uncharacterized protein LOC123215113 isoform X2, producing the protein MVSKKRNSDVVEEAEGVVETAENIESDNVVASPLKKKMKKGKKKDGDMAAEDSSIKPMERKKKRKAVDKERHHATVEYKESKPKQTDVAVEREGTRTSAVFSSGNCMPEFHISVFQDLASANVSLRQAAAESLVTQLVEVQKAYERGGRELVEDGMKLEADKYDGLNDCAPSLRYAVRRLIRGVSSSRECARQGFALGLTLLIGKIHSVKVDSLLKLIVDLLEVSSSMKGLEARDCLLGHLFAYGAIARSARLTKEWNSDKNTPYIREFTSLLISLAAKRRYLQEPAMSIILDLTERLPTEALLSHVLEAPGLHEWFEGANEVGNPDALLLALRIQERISVDSGKFGKLLPTPFSSSKLFAADHLSLLANCLKESTFCQPRVHGVWPVLVNVLLPDTVLQAGDATSVSSSLKKHKKSRKTSASEEEVAKNLQSFCEVVVEGSLLLSSHDRKNLAFDVLALLFPRLPASFVSIVLSYKLVQCLIDILPSKDAWLYDVAKDFLKKLLDWVGNDDVRRVAVIVALQKHSNGKFDSFTRTKTVKDLMAEFRTESGYSLFIQNLVNMFVDEGPTSEEPSDQSQTTDDNSEIGSIGEKDSVGTLANSDFPKSWVIESLPSILKYLNLDLEAKFRVQMEVLKFLAVQGLFSAALGTEVTSFELQEKFRWPKAATSGALCRMCIEQLQLLLANAQKVENSRSFPNGLEPNDLGSYFMRFLSTLCNIPSVSLFRSLSEDDEKALKKLQEMETKLYREERNCGLSVNANKLHALRYLLIQLLLQVLLRPGEYSEAASELVMCCKNGRLIGEVFKYFCNDVTDNGLLRMLRVIKRDLKLSRHHNANSEDDDDDFLGIEEEEEIDEAETGETGESDEQMDDLEAVADVEEGDKELPEDSDSGVDDEAMFRMDTYLAQIFKEKKNQAGSETAQSQLNLFKLRVLSLLEIYLHENPGKPQVLTVYSNLAQAFVNSHTAECSGQLEQRIWGILQKKIFKAKDFPKTESVPLSTFESLLERNLKLAAKPFKKKKSAANLSKKKQSASWNRYKMIISLAQNSTFWILKIIDARKFSDSELQKVYDILCTVLAGYFDSKKSQIKSEFLKEIFRRRPWIGHHLFSFILEKCGSAKSGFRQVEALDLVMEILKSMVPLSSDEASRDTSKKAMKSHLGNLSRLIKELATHMPEKQSRKSEVRKFCSKIFQMVSSVNLTKSFLKYLTPDAHAACESELGEAFLNLKKIE